The sequence GCCGCCCCCGCGCGCCGCCCGCGCATCGACTGGGCGGGCGCGCTCACCGTCTTCGCCTGCGGCGGCGTACTCCTGACGGCCCTGGTGCAGGGCGGAGTGGCCTGGCCCTGGCTCTCGGCACCCTCGATTGCCTTGTTCTGTACGGGACTCGGCCTCATAGCCGTTCTCGTACTCGTCGAACGCCGGGCGGCCGAACCGATCATCCCCGGCTGGGTCTGGCGCCGCCGCACCATCGCCGCCGTGAACCTGGCGCTCGGCGCCCTGGGTCTGCTCATGGTCGCCCCGACGGTCTTCCTGCCCACGTACGCGCAGTCCGTGCTGGGCCTCGCCCCCATCGCCGCCGGATTCGTGCTCTCCGTCTGGACGTTGAGCTGGCCGGTGTCGGCGGCCCTCAGCCAGCACGTCTACCGGCGTATCGGTTTCCGCAACACGGCGATGCTCGGCATCGGCACAGCCACGCTGATCCTGTTCGCGTTCCCCTTCCTGCCCTACCCCGGCGAGGCCTGGCAGCCCACCGTGCTGATGCTCCTGCTCGGCGGGGCGCTCGGGCTCTTCCAGCTGCCGCTGCTCATCGGGGTCCAGTCGACCGTCGACTGGGCGGAGCGCGGTACGACCACCGCGTCCGTCCTCTTCTGCCGTCAGACCGGCCAGACGGTCGGCGCCGCCCTCTTCGGCGCGGTCGCCAACGGCGTACTGGCCTCCCGGCTGGGCGGCGCGGGCGACCTGGACTCGGTGACCACGTCCCTGGAGTCGGGCGCGCCGGCGGAACACGTACGCCGGGCACTCGCGGAGGCGGTCCACGCCGTCTACTTCGGCGCGGCCTGCGCCGCCGCGCTCGCCTTCCTGGTCCTGCTGTTCGTGGCCCCGCGCCGCTTCCCGGTACTGAAGAGCCCCGGGGACTGAGGGGCGTCACTTCTCCCGGTCGAACCAGGCCGTGGTCTCCGGCAGGAACAGCAGCACCAGCACGGGCACTCCCAGCGCGATACGCGGAGCGGCGTCCAGGAAATCCTCGGGCTCCGTGGCCCCGAAGGCCTGACCGGCCGCCCCCACGACGACGAACAGCATCACCACGAACGTCGTGAGCCGCGTGCCGTTGCGCGCACCACCTTCGTACGTCAGGGCGAGCAGCGCGCACACCCAGACCAGGAGCCACGGGCCCATCAGGTTGCCCATCCCGTAGTACGTCAGCCCCTCGGACCGCGCGAGCATGACGACCAGCCCTACGAACGCGAGTGCGAACAAGAGCAGTTGGGCCGCACGGACCTGAACGGGCAGCACGGATTCACGTACGCCACTCACCGGTTCCCCCCTGTTGAACTTGTCAAAAAGACGCCGCCGTACAAGTTAACGCGGGTAACACCCCAGGTCACAGAAGTAAGCGCATACCGACCAGCCAGTTTGGCGAAACCCTCGCTTTGCTTGCTACCTACGAGTAACGTGCGTCCCCGCTCACCCCCCGCTCCCTGCGGCCCACACCGGGCCCGAGCCACGCAAGGAGAACCGGGATGTCATACGACACGTCCCCGTCGTACCCCGTTCCACCGCACCAACCGCCACATCAGCCATACCAGTCACACCAGCAACCACACAGTTCATCCCAGTCCTATTCCACCTACCCCTGGGCGCCGCAGCAGCCGGAGCCCGGACCCGCGGGGCCGCCCCGCCCCCGGCACGCCCCGCTCGGACAGCACAGCGACATCCGTGTCCTGCGCTCCGCGTACCGCCTGCAGCGGCGCGTGGCGACCCTGGCGGCGCTCGGCTACTTCACCCTGTTCCTCGTGCTGTCGGCGTCCGCGCCCACGCTGATGGCGGGCGAGGTGACCGGCGGCCTGACCGTCGGCCTGCTCCTCGGCCTGCTCCAGGTCCCCGTCACCTGCGGGGCGATCGGACTGTACGAGTACACCGCCCGCGGGTCCGTCGACCCGATCGCCGAACGCCTCAGGAAGCAGGCCGATCTGGACACCAAGAGGGCGGAGGCGCACCGGTGACCGGCTTCAGCAGTTCCGCCCAGGCGATGTCCCTGGTGGCGTTCACCGTCGTGGCCACCATCACCCTGCTGCTCTGTGTGATGACCGGCCCCGACCGGGACGACCTCGACGAGTTCTACACCGGCTACGGCAGCCTCTCCCCGATGCGCAACGGCCTCGCCATCGCCGGTGACTACATCTCCGCCGCGACGGTCCTCGGCACCGGCGGCGTCATCGCGCTCTTCGGGTACGACGGCGTCGTACTCGCCCTGAGCACCGCCCTGTCCCTCATGCTCCTGATGTTCCTGCTGGCCGAACCCCTGCGGAACGCGGGCCGGTTCACCATGGGCGACGCCCTGGCACGGCGGATGCCGGGCCGGGCGGTACGGATCACGGCGTGCGCGGCGACCCTGACCGCGCTGCTCCCGCTGATGCTCGTCCAACTGGCGGGCACCGGCGACCTGCTGGCGTTCATCCTCGGCTTCTCCAACGAGGGGCTGAAGACGGGCTGCATCATCGGCCTCGGCCTCCTGATGATCAGCTACGCGGCGATCGGCGGCATGAAGGGCACCGCGCTGATCCAGATCCTGAAGATCGTGATGCTGCTCGGCTCCGGCGCCGTCGTCGCCCTGCTCATCCTGAACAGGTTCGACTGGAGCCTCGGCAACCTGTTCGACCAGGCGGCCCAGAACAGCGGGGCGGGATCCGCGTTCCTCAGCTCCGGCCTGCAGTTCTCGGCCGGGCCCAGCCCGCGCCTGGACATGATCACCTCGCAGCTGACGGTGGTGCTCGGCGGGGCCTGCCTGCCGCACATCACCATGCGCATGTACACGGCGGGCAGTGCCCGTCAGGTGCGCCGGTCGATGTCCTGGGCGGTGCCGGCCGTGGCCCTGTTCGTCCTCGTCATCACGGTCGTCGGCTTCGGCGCGACGGCCCTGATCGGGCGGGAGACGATCGCGGGCGCGGACCCGCAGGGCAACACGGCGTATCTGCTGGGCTCCCGGGCCGCGTTCGGGACGGACGTCTCCACCGCGGAGACGTTCCTCTTCACCACCGTCACCGCCGCGCTCTTCCTGACACTGCTCGCCTCCGTCGCCGGCATGATCCTCGCCTGCGCCAACTCCCTCGCCCATGACGTCTTCGCCCACCGCAAGGAGCAGCTCTCGCCGCGCCGCGAGATGACGCTGGCCCGGGCGTCCGCGGCGGCGGTCGGCATCCCGGCGATCGTGCTGGCCACCCTGGTCCAGCACCACAGCCTGCAGCCGCTGGTCACGCTGTCGTTCTGCCTGGGCGCCTCGGCCATCGCCCCCGCGCTGGTCTACAGCCTCTTCTGGCGCCGGTACACCAAGGCCGGGCTCCTGTGCACGCTCATCGGCGGCTCACTCGGCACGCTCATCCTGATGACCGGCACGAACCTCGTCTCCGGCTCCCCCATCTCCGCGTTCCCCGACCACGACTTCACCTGGTTCCCGTTCACCACGACCGGCCTCGTCTCCATCCCGCTGGGCTTCGCGCTCGGCTGGCTCGGCACGGTGGCCTCCGGCCGGCGGAAGGCGGAGGAACACCGGAAGCAGTACGAGGCCGTGGAGGGGTGGATCCTGGCGGGGGCCGTCCGCGAGGACTGAACGCCGCGCCGGGGCCTCCGGGTGCCGGGCACGCTGTGGGCCGGTGGGGGCTGAGCGCGCAGTTCCCACCGGCCCGCAGAGGGACTACTCCGCCGCCGCCCGACCCGTCAACGCCGCGAGGCTGCTGCGCACATGGTCCATATGCGCCTGCACCTCGTCCCACTCCTCGCCGTGTTCGCGCAGCACCCGTTCCGTCTCGCGGGCGACGCGCTCCTCCCGGACCCGGGCCTCGGCGAGGAGTTCGGCGGCGCGGGCGTCCGCGTCCTCCTGGAGGTGGCGGGTCGTCTCCCGCGCCTCGGCCAGGTCCCGCCCCGCTTCCGCAAGGCTCTCCTCGGCGCGCGCGACGAGATCCTCGTGGCGCGTGTCGAGGGCGGCCTCCCGCTCGGCGGCCTCGCGCCCGGCCCGTTCCCAGCGCTCGGCGTGCTCCTTCTCCTGCTCGGCCAGCAGGTTCTCGCCGCGCCGCCGCGTCTCGCGCAACGCCGCCAGCGACTCCCCGCGGCCCTCCTTCACCTCGCGCCGCGCGGAGATCCGCATCTCGTCGGCCTCGGCCTGCGCGGCGAGCAGCCGGTGCCGGGCCCGTTCGTCGGCCTCGCCCCGCACCTCGTCGGCGTCCGCCCGCGCGGCCTCGCCCACCCGTTCGGCCGCCGCCCGCGCCTCCTCCACGACCCGGCGCGCCTCGTCCAGCGCGTCCTGGCGCAGCGCCGCGGCCTCCTCCTCGCCCAGCTCGAAGAGCCGCCGGGCCCGGTCGCCGAGCGTCTCGTACGTCTGGGGGGCGAGCCCCGCCACGACCTCGCGCAGCCGCAGCGCCTCGCTCTCCATCTCCCTGGCCAGCACGGTCAGCCGCGCGGCCCGCTCCCAGGCGGCGTCACGCCCTTCCGAGAGCGCCGCGGCGTACGCGTCGACCTGTTCGGGGCGGT is a genomic window of Streptomyces sp. NBC_00414 containing:
- a CDS encoding MFS transporter, which translates into the protein MGQGDTEIPAVTEDGPAAARAGARRRRAVVASLMLCMGLAALDSTIVSTAVPQIVGDLGGFSVFSWLFSGYLLAVTVTLPVYGKLSDTFGRKPVLIAGSILFLLGSLLCALAWNMAALIAFRIVQGLGGGALQGTVQTLAADLYPLKERPKIQAKLSTVWATAAIAGPALGGVLAAYADWRWIFLINLPLGAVALWLLIRHLHEPERAAPARRPRIDWAGALTVFACGGVLLTALVQGGVAWPWLSAPSIALFCTGLGLIAVLVLVERRAAEPIIPGWVWRRRTIAAVNLALGALGLLMVAPTVFLPTYAQSVLGLAPIAAGFVLSVWTLSWPVSAALSQHVYRRIGFRNTAMLGIGTATLILFAFPFLPYPGEAWQPTVLMLLLGGALGLFQLPLLIGVQSTVDWAERGTTTASVLFCRQTGQTVGAALFGAVANGVLASRLGGAGDLDSVTTSLESGAPAEHVRRALAEAVHAVYFGAACAAALAFLVLLFVAPRRFPVLKSPGD
- a CDS encoding DUF485 domain-containing protein; amino-acid sequence: MSYDTSPSYPVPPHQPPHQPYQSHQQPHSSSQSYSTYPWAPQQPEPGPAGPPRPRHAPLGQHSDIRVLRSAYRLQRRVATLAALGYFTLFLVLSASAPTLMAGEVTGGLTVGLLLGLLQVPVTCGAIGLYEYTARGSVDPIAERLRKQADLDTKRAEAHR
- a CDS encoding sodium/solute symporter, yielding MSLVAFTVVATITLLLCVMTGPDRDDLDEFYTGYGSLSPMRNGLAIAGDYISAATVLGTGGVIALFGYDGVVLALSTALSLMLLMFLLAEPLRNAGRFTMGDALARRMPGRAVRITACAATLTALLPLMLVQLAGTGDLLAFILGFSNEGLKTGCIIGLGLLMISYAAIGGMKGTALIQILKIVMLLGSGAVVALLILNRFDWSLGNLFDQAAQNSGAGSAFLSSGLQFSAGPSPRLDMITSQLTVVLGGACLPHITMRMYTAGSARQVRRSMSWAVPAVALFVLVITVVGFGATALIGRETIAGADPQGNTAYLLGSRAAFGTDVSTAETFLFTTVTAALFLTLLASVAGMILACANSLAHDVFAHRKEQLSPRREMTLARASAAAVGIPAIVLATLVQHHSLQPLVTLSFCLGASAIAPALVYSLFWRRYTKAGLLCTLIGGSLGTLILMTGTNLVSGSPISAFPDHDFTWFPFTTTGLVSIPLGFALGWLGTVASGRRKAEEHRKQYEAVEGWILAGAVRED
- a CDS encoding cellulose-binding protein, with the protein product MSSSPVSSQGFEAVRGRGYRPEQVDAYAAALSEGRDAAWERAARLTVLAREMESEALRLREVVAGLAPQTYETLGDRARRLFELGEEEAAALRQDALDEARRVVEEARAAAERVGEAARADADEVRGEADERARHRLLAAQAEADEMRISARREVKEGRGESLAALRETRRRGENLLAEQEKEHAERWERAGREAAEREAALDTRHEDLVARAEESLAEAGRDLAEARETTRHLQEDADARAAELLAEARVREERVARETERVLREHGEEWDEVQAHMDHVRSSLAALTGRAAAE